The Seleniivibrio woodruffii genome window below encodes:
- a CDS encoding FtsK/SpoIIIE family DNA translocase has protein sequence MDIETKNIRADIVFLAILFVTIFSALAIYSHSESDPGYTFIVFSNYEQNVANLFGKTGAYLSDVLATFFGWTTFLLPSVFIWLTYHAHLHRKDKTLKWKRTIFRFILFLILLYLLSTLSGFAGGIDFIFGNKPTGGLWGLFSSDLFSSLVGRVGGVIVCIFLILLTLLALFPRVIIGFIRNGVDIRLPEFGRKETQSRVVETQNEPDYGDFMPVKNMPVDEKSPIGSLNRSVGPEDDGYTPPQKVKMPDAPAVQTIPEVKEDMGNLESIATKPKIKEPFNHITIKEPVMMEQVIGNYTVPLNLLDEPKKDSRAESPEEMKAKGELLLAKLADFGVNGKIREIQPGPVVTQYEFEPAPGVKINKIANLTDDLALAMSALSVRIIAPIPGKSVVGIELPNKYRAMVSLSELMQSKEYTNSPSPLTFAMGKDISGKAYVSDLASMPHLLVAGTTGSGKSVAVNTLICSIIFKSSPDKVKFIMVDPKMVELSVYEDIPHLAAPVVTDPRKAANVLKNVVEEMENRYSALASLKVRNIDSYNMRAENDPELPKMPYLVVIVDEFADLMLVSGKEVEQSIIRIAQMARAVGIHLVLATQRPSVNVITGIIKANMPARLSFRVSSKVDSRTIIDSGGAEVLLGKGDSLFIPPGMSDCTRVHGCFVSDEEVGRIVEHLKSMGRPEYNMDLVREQTIDADDVDDSEMDEKYQEALELVRQKGFASISMIQRYLRIGYNRAARIVEIMEKQGIIAPSDGTSKPRELLIKD, from the coding sequence ATGGATATAGAAACGAAAAACATCAGAGCAGACATTGTTTTTCTGGCTATATTATTCGTAACAATCTTTTCGGCTCTCGCCATCTATTCCCATTCGGAATCCGACCCCGGCTACACGTTCATAGTTTTTTCCAACTATGAGCAGAACGTTGCGAACCTTTTTGGAAAGACGGGAGCATATCTCAGCGATGTTCTGGCCACATTTTTCGGCTGGACGACCTTCCTTCTGCCCAGCGTTTTCATATGGCTGACATATCATGCGCATCTGCACAGAAAAGATAAAACACTGAAATGGAAGCGTACAATCTTCCGTTTCATACTTTTTCTGATTCTGCTCTATCTGCTCTCGACCCTTTCCGGGTTTGCGGGCGGAATAGATTTCATATTCGGCAACAAACCCACCGGAGGTCTCTGGGGGCTTTTTTCTTCCGACCTCTTTTCATCCCTTGTGGGCAGAGTCGGTGGTGTTATAGTTTGCATATTCCTGATACTGCTCACCCTTCTGGCTCTGTTCCCCAGAGTCATAATAGGGTTTATCCGCAACGGAGTTGACATCCGTCTGCCGGAGTTCGGCAGGAAAGAGACGCAGAGCAGGGTTGTGGAAACCCAAAATGAACCGGACTACGGCGACTTTATGCCCGTTAAAAACATGCCTGTGGATGAAAAATCTCCCATCGGCAGCCTGAACAGGTCTGTGGGACCGGAAGACGACGGCTATACCCCACCGCAGAAGGTTAAAATGCCCGATGCGCCCGCTGTTCAGACCATTCCCGAAGTTAAAGAGGATATGGGCAATTTGGAGAGCATCGCCACAAAACCGAAGATAAAGGAACCGTTCAATCACATAACCATAAAGGAACCTGTGATGATGGAACAGGTTATAGGCAACTACACAGTTCCGCTGAACCTGCTGGACGAACCGAAAAAGGACAGCAGAGCCGAATCTCCGGAGGAGATGAAGGCCAAGGGTGAGCTTCTGCTTGCGAAACTGGCGGATTTCGGGGTTAACGGAAAGATTCGTGAGATCCAGCCGGGGCCTGTGGTGACACAGTATGAGTTTGAGCCGGCACCCGGCGTTAAGATAAACAAGATAGCGAACCTGACGGACGACCTCGCACTGGCGATGTCAGCCCTCAGCGTAAGGATAATAGCACCCATTCCCGGTAAATCCGTGGTGGGTATTGAGCTTCCCAACAAATACCGTGCGATGGTGTCGCTCAGTGAGCTTATGCAGTCCAAAGAGTATACCAACAGTCCCTCGCCCCTGACCTTTGCAATGGGCAAGGACATTTCAGGAAAGGCCTATGTCAGCGATCTGGCATCTATGCCCCACCTTCTGGTTGCAGGTACTACGGGCAGCGGTAAATCCGTTGCAGTGAACACGCTGATATGCTCGATAATCTTTAAGTCCTCACCTGATAAGGTCAAATTCATCATGGTCGATCCGAAGATGGTTGAGCTTTCGGTCTATGAGGACATTCCTCACCTCGCTGCACCTGTGGTGACAGACCCTAGAAAGGCGGCAAACGTTCTTAAGAACGTGGTTGAAGAGATGGAGAACAGATATTCGGCTCTGGCCTCTCTGAAGGTCAGGAACATAGATTCCTATAACATGCGTGCGGAAAACGACCCGGAACTGCCCAAAATGCCATATCTGGTGGTGATTGTGGACGAGTTCGCAGACCTTATGCTTGTTTCAGGCAAAGAGGTTGAACAGTCCATCATCCGTATCGCCCAGATGGCAAGGGCGGTGGGTATCCACCTTGTTCTGGCCACACAGAGACCCTCGGTCAACGTCATTACGGGCATAATAAAGGCGAACATGCCCGCCCGTCTGTCGTTCAGGGTTTCATCAAAAGTGGATTCCAGAACTATCATCGATTCAGGCGGCGCGGAGGTTCTGCTGGGCAAAGGGGACAGCCTTTTCATTCCCCCCGGCATGAGCGACTGCACCCGTGTTCACGGCTGTTTTGTTTCGGATGAAGAGGTGGGACGCATTGTGGAACACCTGAAATCCATGGGCAGACCGGAATATAATATGGATCTTGTCCGTGAGCAGACGATTGATGCGGACGATGTTGACGACAGCGAAATGGACGAAAAATATCAGGAAGCACTGGAACTGGTGCGCCAGAAGGGTTTTGCGTCCATATCAATGATACAGAGATATCTGCGGATAGGCTACAACAGAGCCGCCCGCATTGTTGAGATAATGGAAAAACAGGGGATAATAGCCCCCAGCGACGGAACGTCCAAGCCCAGAGAACTTCTTATTAAAGATTAG
- a CDS encoding ATP-binding protein, giving the protein MEKRTANKLKILIAAAMVLNLLVVLAQMYNTAATVKSAKNSLALTGFAALSTFEGGRRAMMALDPDYSPRFKEILKDTTDSSTIRSLYLFDEKGEMLLNSGDVDLPKVELSKRLVVQTAEGLLVIKRINQHHMGMGRMGRMHNYDGFNTPQTVAYGGALLDSSGLESIKASQYGFLTGVVLLQILLAAVFYYTIRFMRHSTEQSRQLELAEREAQMGKMSLVMAHELKNPLSSVKGLIEFSAKKSEGAAKDIAERCVDELSRLDRIVNDFLTYGRDISIEKTEVSLLELTKKTAELLTADAAAKSITINVSGTETRIKADSPKMMQVLFNLLLNAVQASPENTSVSVVISPHSLTVTNRIAGTVPETEKIGTPFYTTKTVGTGLGIAIVKRILTLHGFGLNLSAKDVFTAEITF; this is encoded by the coding sequence ATGGAAAAAAGAACTGCAAACAAACTTAAAATTCTGATCGCTGCCGCAATGGTACTTAACCTGCTGGTGGTGCTCGCACAAATGTATAACACCGCCGCCACTGTCAAAAGTGCGAAAAATTCTCTGGCTCTGACAGGTTTTGCCGCACTCTCAACTTTCGAAGGCGGACGAAGGGCTATGATGGCTCTGGATCCGGACTATTCGCCCAGATTTAAAGAAATTTTGAAAGACACAACGGACAGCAGCACCATAAGATCACTCTACCTGTTTGACGAAAAGGGCGAAATGCTCCTCAACTCAGGCGACGTTGATCTGCCGAAGGTGGAGCTTTCCAAACGTCTTGTGGTTCAGACCGCTGAAGGTCTTCTGGTCATCAAGCGGATAAACCAGCACCACATGGGCATGGGACGGATGGGGCGCATGCACAATTATGATGGATTCAACACTCCCCAGACAGTAGCTTACGGGGGCGCACTCCTTGACTCATCAGGCCTTGAGAGCATAAAGGCCTCGCAATACGGGTTCCTGACAGGGGTTGTTCTGCTCCAGATTCTTCTGGCCGCAGTGTTTTACTATACAATCAGATTCATGCGCCACAGCACCGAGCAGTCACGTCAGTTGGAACTGGCCGAACGTGAAGCCCAGATGGGAAAAATGTCCCTCGTTATGGCACACGAGCTGAAAAACCCGCTCAGCTCCGTTAAAGGTCTGATAGAGTTTTCGGCAAAAAAGAGCGAGGGAGCCGCAAAGGACATAGCGGAAAGGTGCGTTGACGAGCTTTCACGTCTGGACAGGATTGTGAACGACTTCCTGACCTACGGACGGGACATTTCCATTGAGAAAACCGAAGTCAGCCTCCTTGAACTCACAAAAAAGACTGCCGAACTGCTGACAGCGGATGCGGCGGCAAAGAGTATAACTATTAATGTATCTGGAACCGAAACCCGCATAAAGGCCGACAGCCCTAAGATGATGCAGGTGCTTTTCAACCTTCTGCTGAACGCTGTTCAGGCATCACCGGAGAACACATCCGTCTCGGTGGTGATATCACCCCACAGCCTGACAGTCACCAACAGGATAGCCGGAACTGTACCTGAGACTGAAAAGATTGGCACCCCCTTTTACACCACAAAAACCGTTGGAACAGGACTGGGCATTGCCATTGTAAAAAGAATACTGACCCTCCACGGGTTCGGGCTGAACCTTTCAGCCAAAGATGTGTTTACAGCGGAGATAACTTTCTGA
- a CDS encoding putative motility protein yields the protein MDIASIASAASEMKAAETQYAANIKVMKMALDSQKAGLSLLSPLDVSANVNRASEGAAKGSMVDILA from the coding sequence ATGGACATCGCATCAATAGCATCTGCCGCCAGCGAAATGAAGGCCGCAGAAACACAATATGCCGCAAATATAAAAGTGATGAAAATGGCTCTGGACAGCCAGAAGGCCGGACTCTCCCTTTTAAGCCCGCTGGACGTATCGGCAAACGTCAACAGAGCCTCGGAAGGCGCAGCAAAAGGATCGATGGTAGATATTCTCGCCTGA
- a CDS encoding NAD(P)/FAD-dependent oxidoreductase, with the protein MKNVLILGGGFGGLTAVSFFRKHIKSGKVNVTLIDRNNYSLFTPMLAEVVSGNVKPENIVFPLREICVKNLVHFVKDEVKKVDPETRKVICENGEYSYDYLIVATGSRTNFRGNLSAMKNAFEFKNITDAIHIKYLVIDSLEKASTMDDPEEKRKLLSFSIIGGGITGVELASEMNDYIRAKIKKEYNTVKPDEYDITIFEYAKTVLPAIDPGQAQKAQEILVNNGIHVVNGAAVDEVGLTHITYSINGQQYTKNSTLTVWTAGVEGQEYLKHMGGEATPDSRLKINKALTPQSIDAPNVFVIGDSCAYEFKGRFLPPVAPLAMQQGVMAVKNIIRLINGKEPIEFSYLHFGYLVSLGKNNSVVNLFGIKMRGALAYYIWKVAYLAKIGMFKKQVAVFFDWVMSFCFGNESVLILEQDNCTNCILQKNHKKPVKRMPEG; encoded by the coding sequence ATGAAAAACGTTCTTATTTTGGGAGGCGGCTTCGGCGGCCTCACAGCTGTTTCATTTTTCAGAAAACACATAAAATCCGGCAAAGTTAACGTCACCCTTATCGACAGAAACAATTATTCACTCTTCACCCCCATGCTTGCCGAGGTTGTCAGCGGAAATGTTAAACCCGAAAATATAGTCTTTCCCCTCAGAGAAATATGCGTAAAAAACCTTGTGCACTTCGTTAAAGATGAGGTCAAGAAAGTTGACCCTGAAACCCGCAAAGTGATCTGCGAAAACGGCGAATACAGCTATGACTATCTCATTGTGGCCACAGGGAGCCGGACAAACTTCAGAGGCAACCTTTCCGCAATGAAAAATGCTTTTGAATTTAAGAACATAACAGACGCTATACACATCAAATATCTGGTAATCGACTCACTGGAAAAAGCGAGCACAATGGATGATCCCGAAGAAAAGCGCAAACTGCTTTCATTCTCCATTATAGGAGGCGGAATCACCGGAGTGGAACTAGCCAGCGAAATGAACGACTATATCAGAGCCAAGATCAAGAAAGAATATAACACGGTGAAGCCTGACGAATATGACATAACCATTTTCGAATACGCAAAAACCGTTCTTCCGGCCATAGACCCCGGACAGGCACAGAAAGCTCAGGAAATTCTTGTGAACAACGGCATCCATGTTGTCAACGGTGCCGCTGTCGACGAAGTCGGTCTGACCCACATCACATATTCCATAAACGGACAGCAGTATACCAAAAACTCCACGCTCACCGTATGGACTGCGGGAGTTGAAGGTCAGGAATATCTGAAGCATATGGGCGGCGAAGCCACTCCCGACAGCAGACTGAAAATCAACAAAGCGCTCACCCCCCAATCCATAGATGCACCCAATGTTTTTGTTATCGGCGACAGCTGTGCATATGAGTTTAAAGGCAGATTTCTGCCCCCTGTGGCTCCTTTGGCCATGCAGCAGGGCGTTATGGCTGTTAAGAACATTATCCGCCTTATAAACGGAAAAGAACCGATTGAGTTCTCATATCTCCACTTCGGCTATCTCGTGTCTCTCGGCAAAAACAACTCGGTGGTGAACCTCTTCGGAATAAAGATGAGGGGGGCACTGGCATATTACATATGGAAAGTGGCATATCTCGCAAAAATAGGCATGTTTAAAAAGCAGGTGGCCGTGTTCTTCGACTGGGTAATGTCGTTCTGCTTCGGCAACGAATCCGTGCTTATCCTAGAACAGGACAACTGCACAAACTGCATTCTGCAGAAAAACCATAAAAAGCCTGTGAAGAGGATGCCGGAGGGATAA
- a CDS encoding DUF2860 family protein — protein sequence MRVTALLICLLVSFSAFAEDKISGYITGGIFVINSDDKLMVDGDGDKSDFDSLTKIGAMISGEINYALNDRTKIHFGAPRTEIVPKLELGVTSKFMNKTEADVSLLISPIENEWENPYVYDRSKSKAESYGLKIKLKNIGGSGFFAESAAVHRNVADDKAKAAHSSLGRNGYDYELKAGYTLKKGKIFTDFFAKYSRGDRSGSAESFDGFGGGVKVTTLTHDGDFLIFLLSADRVDFDSANPYFEETRKETDYSAMLLYTLNNPFGFKDKFLTFAGGYSAREANTEFFDAETYFAAIGAGLNF from the coding sequence ATGAGGGTTACTGCTCTGCTTATCTGCCTGCTGGTCTCTTTCTCTGCCTTTGCGGAGGACAAAATATCCGGTTATATCACCGGCGGAATTTTTGTAATAAACTCGGATGACAAACTTATGGTGGACGGAGACGGCGATAAGTCGGATTTCGATTCCCTCACAAAAATAGGCGCAATGATATCCGGCGAGATAAACTATGCGCTGAACGACAGAACAAAAATACACTTCGGCGCCCCCAGAACAGAAATAGTCCCCAAACTTGAACTGGGCGTCACCTCAAAATTCATGAACAAGACCGAAGCGGATGTGTCGCTTCTCATCAGCCCCATAGAGAACGAATGGGAAAACCCTTACGTTTACGATCGCAGTAAATCCAAGGCGGAGAGCTACGGATTAAAGATCAAGCTTAAAAACATCGGCGGCTCCGGCTTCTTTGCGGAATCGGCCGCTGTTCACCGAAACGTTGCCGACGACAAGGCAAAAGCGGCGCACAGCTCACTCGGCAGAAACGGATACGACTATGAACTGAAAGCCGGATATACACTTAAAAAGGGAAAGATATTCACAGACTTTTTCGCAAAATACTCCAGAGGTGACAGAAGCGGCAGTGCTGAATCATTCGACGGTTTCGGAGGCGGCGTAAAAGTCACCACCCTTACCCACGACGGCGACTTCCTCATCTTCCTGCTTTCGGCCGACAGAGTGGATTTCGACTCCGCCAATCCCTACTTTGAAGAAACAAGAAAAGAGACGGACTACAGCGCAATGCTCCTCTACACCCTTAACAACCCCTTTGGGTTTAAAGACAAATTCCTCACCTTCGCCGGCGGCTACTCCGCAAGGGAAGCAAACACCGAGTTTTTTGACGCAGAAACATATTTTGCGGCCATAGGAGCAGGATTGAATTTCTGA
- a CDS encoding dihydroorotate dehydrogenase-like protein: MPDISTEYMGLKLKSPVIAASSTLTRDIDGLKKAEEAGAGAVILKSLFEEEIRQESGLDADMAFHTEAYDYMAADAAMVYGAGDYLELVRKAVASVSVPVIASVNCEGGKWWTEYAKSIEDAGAHGLELNISFLPFDSGISSQEAESRYFEVVYEVTRAVRIPVAVKIGQGITAVPYMARRLHSTGAKGLTLFNRYYQMKINTETLELEPVHHFSTEDEAYNVIRWVAAVSRESAIDISASTGVHSADVAIQYILAGAATVQTASMMYKKGYSAISELNKGIAEWLDRKEMSLDEARGLILRKKIRQFHTLERVQYINIANGSIIK, from the coding sequence ATGCCGGATATCAGCACTGAATATATGGGACTCAAACTCAAAAGCCCCGTGATTGCGGCCAGCAGTACGCTGACCAGAGATATCGACGGGCTTAAAAAAGCTGAAGAGGCCGGAGCGGGTGCGGTTATCCTGAAATCCCTTTTCGAAGAGGAGATAAGACAGGAGAGCGGGCTGGATGCGGACATGGCGTTCCACACCGAGGCCTACGACTATATGGCGGCTGATGCGGCCATGGTTTACGGCGCAGGGGACTATCTGGAGCTTGTGCGAAAGGCTGTTGCTTCTGTTTCTGTGCCTGTTATCGCCAGTGTGAACTGCGAAGGCGGCAAATGGTGGACAGAGTATGCAAAGTCCATAGAGGATGCCGGAGCGCATGGTCTGGAGCTTAATATTTCGTTTCTGCCCTTCGATTCGGGCATATCGTCGCAGGAGGCGGAATCCAGATATTTCGAAGTGGTTTACGAGGTCACGAGGGCTGTAAGGATTCCCGTTGCGGTAAAGATCGGTCAGGGGATCACCGCTGTGCCCTACATGGCACGCAGGCTCCACAGCACAGGCGCAAAGGGCCTGACGCTGTTCAACAGATATTACCAGATGAAGATAAACACCGAAACGCTGGAGCTTGAGCCCGTGCATCATTTCAGCACGGAGGATGAAGCCTATAACGTTATCCGCTGGGTTGCTGCGGTTTCCAGAGAATCGGCCATCGATATTTCGGCTTCAACAGGCGTCCACAGCGCAGACGTTGCCATCCAGTACATCCTTGCGGGTGCGGCCACGGTTCAGACAGCTTCCATGATGTATAAAAAAGGATACTCAGCCATAAGCGAGCTTAACAAAGGGATTGCAGAATGGCTCGACAGAAAGGAGATGAGCCTTGACGAGGCCAGAGGACTGATTCTGCGCAAAAAGATACGTCAGTTTCATACTCTGGAAAGGGTTCAGTACATCAACATTGCAAACGGAAGCATAATTAAATAA
- a CDS encoding sigma-54-dependent transcriptional regulator, whose protein sequence is MKILIVDDEQNHRLMLRLHLEDAGHSTSEAANGLEALNILDSHTFDAVLLDMKMDIMDGITTLGMMRRKGIETPVIIITAFSTVKTAVESMKLGAADYLTKPVDIPALMEALKLCEQGSTCEYAPADGYVFNGVYSETGLGHIISQLKLVAPTDATVLILGESGTGKELVARSVHDNSKRKDKPYLAINCAALSENIIESELFGHVKGAFTTAVRDKTGLFEAADGGTLFLDEIGELSQAVQAKLLRVLQEGTFERVGDTRTLKTDVRIIAATNKNLKKLSETGAFREDLYFRLAVFPVEIPPLRERREELPALVKFFIEKHAKRFGKLVKSADEAYLRALKNYPFPGNIRELENLVERSMILTTSTKLDASTLPPLGSKQTGGLSIRDNERELIVKALQKTGGNKSKAAEILEISRRTLHNKLKEFDIED, encoded by the coding sequence ATGAAAATACTTATTGTTGATGATGAACAGAACCACAGACTGATGCTGAGACTCCATCTGGAAGATGCCGGGCACTCAACAAGTGAGGCGGCTAACGGTCTTGAAGCGCTCAACATTCTGGACAGTCATACTTTTGATGCGGTGCTTCTGGACATGAAAATGGACATCATGGACGGAATTACCACGCTGGGAATGATGCGCCGCAAAGGCATTGAAACTCCTGTCATAATCATAACCGCTTTTTCAACTGTAAAAACTGCTGTGGAGTCCATGAAGCTGGGTGCGGCGGACTACCTGACAAAACCGGTGGACATTCCCGCACTGATGGAAGCTCTGAAACTCTGCGAACAGGGGAGCACATGCGAATATGCCCCCGCCGACGGATACGTCTTCAACGGTGTCTATTCAGAGACAGGTCTGGGGCACATAATCAGTCAGCTGAAACTTGTGGCTCCCACAGACGCAACTGTGCTTATTCTGGGAGAATCGGGCACGGGCAAGGAACTGGTCGCCCGCTCGGTGCATGACAACTCCAAGCGCAAGGACAAACCCTACCTCGCAATAAACTGTGCCGCCCTGAGCGAGAATATCATAGAAAGCGAACTTTTCGGTCACGTCAAAGGTGCGTTCACCACTGCGGTACGTGACAAGACCGGACTTTTTGAGGCGGCAGACGGCGGAACCCTGTTTCTGGACGAAATAGGCGAGCTTTCGCAGGCGGTTCAGGCAAAACTGCTGAGGGTTCTTCAGGAGGGCACCTTCGAAAGGGTCGGCGACACCCGAACCCTCAAAACCGACGTGCGCATAATCGCCGCCACCAACAAAAACCTGAAAAAACTCTCCGAAACCGGAGCTTTCCGTGAAGACCTCTATTTCCGCCTTGCGGTTTTCCCCGTTGAGATCCCCCCTCTGCGTGAAAGGAGAGAGGAGCTTCCGGCACTCGTAAAGTTTTTCATCGAAAAGCATGCAAAACGTTTCGGCAAACTTGTAAAGTCAGCCGACGAAGCATATCTGAGGGCATTGAAGAACTATCCATTCCCCGGAAACATCCGTGAGCTTGAGAATCTGGTGGAAAGAAGCATGATTCTCACCACATCCACTAAACTGGACGCATCCACACTGCCCCCTCTGGGTTCAAAACAGACAGGCGGACTGAGCATTCGTGACAATGAACGTGAATTAATTGTAAAAGCTTTGCAAAAAACCGGAGGAAATAAGTCGAAAGCGGCGGAAATCCTTGAAATATCCAGACGCACTCTGCATAATAAACTGAAAGAATTCGATATCGAGGATTAA
- a CDS encoding ABC transporter substrate-binding protein — MRKISFILLALLVCAVAHAEIRLGGLFSVTGPTSFLGMPEKQTLEMLVEEVNKSGGIKGEKIKLFIYDTQGDENITINSFKRLVTVDKVIAVVGPSRTGEALAIKNLAVKYKVPLISCAASLDIVTPVSKYLYKTPQSDTQVAEKLLEYLQHKKKKNIALITEQSGYGSTGRDAVLEYAKKFNMNIVADEKFRDKDKDMTSQLSNIKAKKPDAIICWAAGAAPAIIAKNAQQLGMGDLYMTQGVASMKFIELAGDAANGIKLTAGRIVVADQLPDSDKFKKTLVKYKNDFESNFKSPVSAFGGHAYDAFILFRAAYLKSGNNSEKLAGELEKVRKLVGIAGEFNMSPTDHTGLTKDSFVIVEIKDGQFVLAN; from the coding sequence ATGAGAAAAATATCATTTATACTGCTTGCGCTGCTCGTTTGTGCCGTTGCGCATGCTGAAATCAGGCTGGGCGGTCTTTTTTCCGTTACAGGCCCCACAAGCTTTCTGGGAATGCCCGAAAAACAAACCCTTGAGATGCTCGTTGAAGAAGTTAACAAAAGCGGCGGCATCAAAGGCGAAAAGATCAAGCTTTTCATCTATGACACACAGGGCGACGAAAATATCACAATCAACTCATTCAAAAGACTTGTGACCGTTGACAAGGTTATCGCTGTTGTCGGACCCTCCAGAACAGGAGAGGCGCTGGCAATAAAAAACCTCGCCGTCAAATATAAAGTTCCGCTGATATCCTGTGCGGCAAGCCTTGATATTGTTACACCCGTCAGCAAATATCTCTACAAAACTCCTCAGTCAGACACACAGGTGGCTGAAAAGCTCCTTGAATATCTCCAGCACAAAAAGAAAAAGAACATCGCCCTCATCACCGAGCAGAGCGGATACGGCTCAACAGGCAGGGACGCAGTTCTCGAATATGCTAAAAAATTCAACATGAACATTGTCGCAGACGAAAAATTCCGTGACAAAGATAAAGATATGACATCTCAGCTTTCTAACATCAAAGCGAAGAAACCCGATGCCATCATCTGCTGGGCGGCCGGTGCGGCACCCGCCATCATCGCCAAAAATGCTCAGCAGCTGGGCATGGGTGACCTCTATATGACACAAGGGGTCGCTTCCATGAAGTTTATTGAGCTGGCAGGCGATGCGGCAAACGGAATCAAACTTACAGCCGGCAGAATCGTCGTTGCAGATCAGCTCCCCGACAGCGACAAGTTTAAAAAGACCCTTGTTAAATATAAAAATGATTTCGAGTCAAACTTCAAATCTCCTGTTTCCGCATTCGGAGGCCACGCATATGACGCTTTCATCCTTTTCAGAGCGGCATATCTTAAATCAGGCAACAACAGCGAAAAACTGGCAGGAGAGCTTGAAAAGGTCAGAAAGCTCGTGGGTATCGCAGGCGAGTTTAACATGAGCCCCACAGACCACACAGGGCTTACAAAGGACTCTTTCGTAATAGTTGAGATAAAAGACGGCCAGTTCGTTCTGGCTAATTAA